In Thermoplasmata archaeon, the genomic window GCATCCTTATTTTTTTCGCAGGGCTTTTCATTCTTTTAAGAGCTGTGGAAAACACGGTGTTGATGGGTTTAATCGAAGCGTATTTCATCCAAAAGCCAAGTGTCTTCAATCTCTCGTTTGTTACTGTAGTGCTTTCCAATCTGATAAGCAATGTGCCTGCAGTGATGCTGTTGGCTCCTGTAAGCCATGTGATGCCTATGGAACAATTCTATTTCACACTAGCCGCAATTTCAACACTGGCAGGAAATGCTACGCTTCTCGGCGCGGCTGCAAACATAATTGTGGCTGAATCAGCCTTGAGTCATGGATTTGAGTTGAAATTCAAGCAGTTCTTGATTGCAGGGCTTCCCACAACCGTGCTCACTGTGATCGTTGCCACCATCTATCTTTTCTTTGTTTTTTAGTGCCTGAAGCCGTATTGCCCAGTTAGTGGGACAAAAATGCAGCCGCCAAAGTTCTCCTTTTCCAATTGGCTTCCCTTTTTAGTGTAACGGTAGAGTTCCTGATAAAACCGTCCACCAACTGGAATCAAAAGGATGCCCTCCTCTTTGAGTTGTGAAAACAGCGGTGGAGGGGGCTTGGGTGCGGCACATGTGAGGAAGATGCGGTCATATGGTGCATGTTCTTTCAAGCCAACAGAGCCATCAGCATAAATTGCAGTTACTGTGTGGCTGTAGCCAGTTTTTTTAAGATTGTCCACTGCAAACTTATACATTCTTTCGTTGTTTTCTATGGTGTAGACATGGCCTTGCTCACCAACAAGTTCTGCAGCAAGGGCGGCGTGATAACCTGTGCCAGTGCCTACTTCCAATACTCTTTGTCCCTTTTCCAATTCTAGCAGTTCTAGCATCATCGCAACCATGTGGGGTGCCGAAATTGTTTGTCCCTCGTAGATGTGCAGAGGGGTGTCCTCGTAGGCGTACTCCTGAAGTTCTGGTGGAACAAAAAGATGCCTTGGCACTTTCTTCATTGCTGCAATTACCTCTGGCTTCGTGAGATAGCCAGCTTTAGTCAAATATTCTATCAGTTTTTCACGTCTGTTTTCCATGTCCCTCATTTGTGTTCACCGCAAAACAAGCTTTGAGGTCTGAAGCGAGAATTGCCTCTTGAACTTTGTTTATTAGATCTGCCCTTATCATTTCTTCATCAGTGTTACCCTTCGTAAAGGCAACAAGTTCGTAGAGAATTTTCTTGCCGCGAATTTCTAGAGCGCGAACAAATGGTTCTGGGTCCTTGACTATGCCAAGTGTGTTTTTTGCAGCATCTATGAGAACTGACGCAACCTTCTGGTGTGGAACAGAGAAGTCAATCTCAAGTTTGATTGAGATGCCGTATTTTTTCACTCTTGAAAAATTGTGAACGGTCTGGGCAATGAGCTGGGTATTGGGAATTGTGAGGATTTCTTCATGGACATCCTTCACCTTGGTCACGAAAAGGTTGGTTTCTACCACCTCACCTTCAACATCTCCTACTTTGATATTGTCTCCTTTTGAGAATGGATTGATTGCCATGAGCACGATGCCTGCTGAGGCATGACGGATTGTGGTTGCTATGAAAATTATGAGGATGAAGATGAGAATCACGAAATAAATTGTGATTACTATGGTGCCCAGCCCCTCCATTTTTATCATCATGAGAAGAACATAGATTATGAGAAGCCAGGCGAGGGAATAGAGGCCGTACTGGAGGCCGCCTCTAAGGAGGGAGATTATCTGGGGTGTGAAGGTTTTAGTGTGGGTTTTGAGGTCCTCGAGAAACATTCCAAGGCCTTCATCAACGATGAAAACCACGATTACGATGACAATCATCATTGCAATGTAAATTGCATTTAGCGTGAAAAATTCTGCAAAGGCAACAAAAACGCTCTCTCGCCTCCCAATTATTGTAAGAATGAGTATGAGAACGAAAGCCACGGCAATTATGAGAATTGTATATTTCATCAAAAGGTTAAGCATGTACGCATTTTTCTGGCTTACAACTGTTTTCGGTTTGATGTGAAGGTTGCCTGTAATGTAGTCAGTGTATCGGTGGGTGATTTGAAGCAAGATTGTGGCTGTAGCTATCACTGTGAGAATAGCAATGGTTGATGGCCCATATTCTACCATGACAATCCAGAGCTCTCTAAAGGTCTCTGAGGGAATGGAGAGAATGTAAGTAGATGCAATAGCGACAAAAATGAATAGATAGAGCCGGATGTAGTCCCCAATTACAATTACTGTGTTCGGGTCAATGTACTTGCGTTCCTTGCCCGCAGCAAATCTGAAGTATCTGCGGATGTATGTCTGCGCCCAGAGCACCCCGACAGCAAGGAAGAGAACCCCGATGAGGTAGGGAAGATAGGTCTGAATGTTCATGCCATCTCAGATAATGCAGGAGGATATATAAAGTTCTTGGGGTGATAGTAGTCTGAAGTCCAGACGAACCCAGAAAGAAAAATACCAAAAAACTTAAATACAATTTGCTAAATTGCCAGATAAAAATCAAAAAATCTGGATTTTCGGACAGAAAACTATATATGCATTGTATGAACTGTCTAGTATCATGAGCAAGAATTATTTAGAGAGATTGAAGGTTTACGGTTGTGATGAAATTGAGGATGTAGTGCTGGCAGGACTTGTGTCTGGTGATCCCGTACTCCTTGTTGGAACACATGGAAGCGCAAAAACGATGCTTTGTGAGAACATCGCTAAAGCATTAGGGTTGCGTTTCATAGCTTATGATGCATCCAAAGCCCTATTTGAAGATGTGCTTGGCTATCCGGACCCCTTCCACATAAAGGAGGGAAAAGTGAGGTATGTCCAAACCCCAATCTCAATCCAAAACAGGGAGTTCGTACTCATTGACGAGATTTCCAGAGCTAGTTATCAGATGCAGAGCAAATGGCTTGAAGTTATTCGGTCCAGACGAATTATGGGTGAAAACTTAGAAAATTTGAAATACGTATTTGCAGCTATGAATCCGCCCGGCTATCCTGGAACTAGACCGTTGGATAGTGCACTTTCTGGCAGGTTTGCATACATCGTCTGGATGCCAGAGTATGGAAACTTGAAAAAAGAACACAAGGAAATGGTGATGCGGAACATTTCGAAGGACGATGCATTGTTGCTGCACAAAAGTGTGGGCTTGGAGGAGGATGTAAAACTCGTAGAGTTTTTAGAGAAGGCAAGAGAGATCGCGCATGATGTTGAGAGTAACAACGGTGAACAAATCGAGAATTTTGTGAATATGCTGGAGAAACGCTTGAAAGAAAGAAACTATATGTTGGACGGAAGGAGGGCTGGAATGATTCGAAGAAGTCTTATCTGCATTGCAAGTGTGAAAATCGCAAAAGGGAATGAAAAAGAAGAAGCAATTAGAGACGCAGTTCTCCTTACAAAATATTTGCTACCTTATCCAGTGGAGGATGAAATGGTATCTTTAGACGATGTTGAAATCATAGTCCGAGAGACCGTTCTGGCTCTATATAGAAAACTGCCAAAGCGAGAGTTACTTGAAGATGTACAATTCTCAAAACTCGAGCAAGTAATTAAAATGGAGGGCTCGCTCGATAAAAAATATATCGCTCTTGAAAAGATATATGACCTCATGAGTAGCAATTCTCAACAAATAAACAAGAGGTTTTTGCAGCTCCATGCGAACTTATTTCCATCGGGTTTCCACCAGATCTGGGCTGCAATTACAACTGGAGAGAATACTAACATCATCTCGCCTGTTTTGGCAAATGGATGGAGACTTGCAACTGGACTGCCGATAGATGATAGACATTACGGAAGGAACCCTGATTATATTGGAAAAATAGCAGAAGAAATCCAAATAATAGCAAATAGAAGAAAAGGAGGTGCATAAAAATGGAGGCAATGAAGGTGGTGTTTTCAGATGGTAATGTAGACCTATGTGTGCCGGCAATTGTGGACGTCCCTGCAGATACTGTGTTAAGAAAAGGACTTTATCCGTTTTCAAATTCTATCACCCAGAGAATTTGTTCAATCGGAATATTTAAAATCAATGATAAAATAATTGAAGGATTTCCAGTAAGTTCTAGTGCTCGTGAACTATTTGACTTCTGGATTAAATATTCTGTAAATGGAAAAGCACCATCACAACTCTATCACTACCTTCATGATGATGATTTGCTGGATAGCTACCCAATACCAAAAAGCATCGTTGATTGCGAACGGATTGTTGTTAAAGATGAGACTTACCTGTTTCTCCACGCTGGTATCGGTGTTGTATATTCCTGGGAAGAGAAAAATGGCACTCTCCAACCTGTGATGTGTGGCATGGTGAATATCGATGAGGAAAAAATTTATTTCTATTACTCTGGATATACAAAAGAAAATGCAATTTTGAGAACAACAGACAAGGTCGAGAAAATACCTCGAGGCATTATGGAAAGTTTGAAGAAAAGATACGGGTATTGTGGAATTCAAAAAGGCGATGATTGCTCTAATTTTGAAACTCGAAGAAGGCGATATGGACTCCATATTATAAGAGAAAAATATGCCAGCATGCGACAAGGTGGAGATCTCGTAGATGTAAACCCATATCCGCCTTACCAGATTGTACATGCTATAAAACTTCTTCCACCAGAGGATGTCAACGAGGCAAGAAACCCTGTTGTCCCTCCTAACTTCACAGAAAATTATCTCGTTCGTACTTTTCTTTACACCGCAGATCCAATACCTTTCTCTGTACTTTCTGCAGATGAACTGCGCGGAATCGCAAAATATGTGCATTCAACATTCTACTTTTACGGTACCCAAACTGAAAATCCACTCGGAGAATACACAGAGATATGGGAAAATAGTTGTGGGTATCTTTTGTTCTGTAAACCTGCCTGGCCGTTTTGATTATGTTGCGAAAACTGACACCCGACGAGTTGAAAAAATTCGTTACTGCATTTCGAAAAGAAATGGTGGGAGACCCGTTCTTTTCAACTATCTTTAATTTAATTGGAACAGAAGTAGAGATTGAACTGAATGATGAAATAAAAACAGCCAGAATTACCATGAAACCTTATTTTGGGCTGAAGATTGAAATTTCACCGATATTCTTTAGAAAATATGTGAAAAACGCATATGATGTTATGTTCTTACTTGCACATGAAATACTCCACCATATTCTAGGCCATCTTTCAGTGGAATATAATGATTTGAAGGGCTTGTATCCTCATAATTTGATCAATTTTGCGATGGATGTAATAATTAACCATAAGTTATACATCAAATTTGGAAGGCATGTCAATGACCTGAAAATATTTGATTTCTACACAAATAAATACTGCCCTCATCAGTTACTGTTACCACCGCACCTGATGGAAAACCGCGG contains:
- a CDS encoding protein-L-isoaspartate(D-aspartate) O-methyltransferase, whose amino-acid sequence is MRDMENRREKLIEYLTKAGYLTKPEVIAAMKKVPRHLFVPPELQEYAYEDTPLHIYEGQTISAPHMVAMMLELLELEKGQRVLEVGTGTGYHAALAAELVGEQGHVYTIENNERMYKFAVDNLKKTGYSHTVTAIYADGSVGLKEHAPYDRIFLTCAAPKPPPPLFSQLKEEGILLIPVGGRFYQELYRYTKKGSQLEKENFGGCIFVPLTGQYGFRH
- a CDS encoding mechanosensitive ion channel, whose amino-acid sequence is MNIQTYLPYLIGVLFLAVGVLWAQTYIRRYFRFAAGKERKYIDPNTVIVIGDYIRLYLFIFVAIASTYILSIPSETFRELWIVMVEYGPSTIAILTVIATATILLQITHRYTDYITGNLHIKPKTVVSQKNAYMLNLLMKYTILIIAVAFVLILILTIIGRRESVFVAFAEFFTLNAIYIAMMIVIVIVVFIVDEGLGMFLEDLKTHTKTFTPQIISLLRGGLQYGLYSLAWLLIIYVLLMMIKMEGLGTIVITIYFVILIFILIIFIATTIRHASAGIVLMAINPFSKGDNIKVGDVEGEVVETNLFVTKVKDVHEEILTIPNTQLIAQTVHNFSRVKKYGISIKLEIDFSVPHQKVASVLIDAAKNTLGIVKDPEPFVRALEIRGKKILYELVAFTKGNTDEEMIRADLINKVQEAILASDLKACFAVNTNEGHGKQT
- a CDS encoding MoxR family ATPase, producing MSKNYLERLKVYGCDEIEDVVLAGLVSGDPVLLVGTHGSAKTMLCENIAKALGLRFIAYDASKALFEDVLGYPDPFHIKEGKVRYVQTPISIQNREFVLIDEISRASYQMQSKWLEVIRSRRIMGENLENLKYVFAAMNPPGYPGTRPLDSALSGRFAYIVWMPEYGNLKKEHKEMVMRNISKDDALLLHKSVGLEEDVKLVEFLEKAREIAHDVESNNGEQIENFVNMLEKRLKERNYMLDGRRAGMIRRSLICIASVKIAKGNEKEEAIRDAVLLTKYLLPYPVEDEMVSLDDVEIIVRETVLALYRKLPKRELLEDVQFSKLEQVIKMEGSLDKKYIALEKIYDLMSSNSQQINKRFLQLHANLFPSGFHQIWAAITTGENTNIISPVLANGWRLATGLPIDDRHYGRNPDYIGKIAEEIQIIANRRKGGA